A region from the Lysobacter antibioticus genome encodes:
- a CDS encoding lysozyme produces MTRKEWTTARLILNRVQQAKGDARMRIGSRTDSLCSSAWTNVIAVAFAGLVVSGCSGGTVPTREKLAPGELVGAGARDMLAQDEVLRPVNAKGLALTKRSEGFEPRLYNDTAGYCTIAYGRLIKKSHCDESEPPEFKKGVSEPEGAEILVRDMASAQVTVMHAVKVALSHNQFSALTDFVCNVGGANFRSSTLLRKVNGGHFEDVPTQLRRWVFAGGKLWPGLKTRREEEITLFFDGGPTPKTFQVLAKVYRRSISRQARQIRCDGEPSR; encoded by the coding sequence GAGATGCGCGGATGCGCATTGGATCAAGAACCGACTCTCTGTGTTCGAGCGCCTGGACGAACGTGATAGCGGTCGCGTTCGCCGGTCTGGTGGTTTCGGGTTGCTCCGGCGGCACGGTTCCGACCCGGGAGAAGTTAGCGCCCGGTGAATTGGTGGGCGCAGGCGCGCGTGATATGCTTGCACAAGACGAGGTGCTCCGCCCCGTCAACGCCAAAGGACTGGCCTTGACGAAGCGATCCGAAGGCTTCGAGCCTCGTCTGTACAACGATACAGCCGGGTACTGCACGATCGCGTACGGACGCCTAATCAAGAAATCGCACTGCGACGAAAGCGAGCCGCCCGAGTTCAAGAAGGGTGTATCGGAACCTGAGGGGGCGGAGATCCTCGTGCGCGACATGGCAAGCGCACAGGTCACAGTAATGCACGCCGTCAAGGTCGCGCTTTCCCACAATCAGTTCTCGGCGCTGACGGACTTCGTCTGCAACGTCGGAGGCGCGAATTTCAGGAGTTCGACGCTCCTTCGAAAGGTCAATGGCGGCCACTTCGAGGATGTGCCGACCCAGCTTCGAAGGTGGGTGTTCGCAGGCGGAAAGCTCTGGCCAGGCCTGAAGACCCGCCGGGAAGAGGAAATCACTCTCTTCTTCGATGGAGGGCCTACACCCAAGACGTTCCAGGTGTTGGCGAAGGTGTATCGCCGATCGATATCCAGACAGGCGAGGCAAATTAGATGCGATGGAGAACCCTCGCGCTGA